The Hemiscyllium ocellatum isolate sHemOce1 chromosome 1, sHemOce1.pat.X.cur, whole genome shotgun sequence DNA window ttaaacgggcattggataggcatatggaggatagtgggctagtgtgggttaggtgggcttggatcggtgcaacatcgagggccaaagggcctgtactgcattgtatttttctatgttctatgttctatgcacagGCGACATACATACACtgacgcacaaacacacacaagtacacatatacacacagacacacatacacatagacacatatatacacaggcacacataaacacacacagacacacataaatATATTGACACACTTATACACACGAGACACCCATACACACATTGGCACACATGTATACAagaaacacatatacacacaggtgcacatatacacacaggcacacttatACATACATgtacacaaagacacagagacacatatacacacataggcacaaaacacacatatatacactaaggcatacacatgcacacatatagacacaaacacacatacatacacaggaacacatatatacacatgcatatacagacacacacacacatatacacatacacacattaacacacaggcacacatatacacataggcacatacacacacagtcacacatatacacacagacacacatacacacaaccacacacacaaacacacacacatatagacagaaacacatatacacacaggcacacactctcaaCCCTGTTTCTGTTGAAAGTGAAATCTGTGCAAGACCAATGggctgcacctgaactggaacGGGAACAATACCCTTTGGGGCAAAGTGGTTTAAATTAGTTTTGTAGGAGGGTGAGATACAGAGCAGAGGTACAGGCAAAGAACCAAGTCAGTCTAGGAGACAATGTAAATATAGTTAAGGcactattttaatgcaaggaatctTGTGAGTAAGGCAGATGCATTGAGGGTTTTGATTAATGCAAGGCTGCGATATCATTGAGCCATTGTTGAGGGAGAGATAGGGCAAGCAGCTCCATATTCTGGGTTATAGAATCATTCAGTGAAACGGGGGGTTTTGGGAATGGTGGGGTGTGGAAAAGAGGAAGCGATTTTTCAATACTGATCTAGGAGTCGATTCTTGCATTAAGGAGGGATGATAGCTCAAATACAGGGCCAAAAAGGGAGCAATCGTTATGTAGGGAGTGTACAAACAGCCAGGGACAGGTAGTAAGAGAAATGTGGTATCACATCTCAGAGAAGTGTAAAGGTAAAGGGACGTTGGTAATAGGGATTTCAATGGTAACTGGAATAGACGAAATGTGAAAGGTTTCGAGGGATGGAATTTTTCAGTGTGTTCAGGAGATCTGTTTAGACCAGTATGTAGTGAGTCccattgggtggggggggggggggggggggggcgggttgggtggggggaagggatgcTGCTTCTACTTTTAGGGAATGAAGCTGGGAGACTGGGAGATGCGGAACTGGGGGCAGATGGCCTGACAACGACAGAAAGATTGAAGGTAATTATGGACAAGGACAAGGATGGCCTAGCAGTAAAGGTTCTGAATTGGGGGATAGCCATCTCGAATTATAGTTAAAACAGCAGCTGGCTAAAGTGGGCTGGGAGGAGCCAGTGGCGGGAAAGTCGCATCAGAGCATTCTGTAAGAGAACAGTGAGAGTGCAAGGTCAACTTATTCCTGGATTGGTGAAGGGTAGGACCAATAAATCCAGGAAACCCTGGATATCAAGGCATGGAGAGGGCTGGATGAGGAAACAGAAAAGAGCTTATGAGAGATAGCGAAAGCTCAAAACAACAGGTGCCCGAGAGGAATATAAAAAAACTGCAGGGGGTTACTTTACAAAGGAATTCAGACAGGGAAGAGGTAACATGAGAAAGGAACAGGCCAGGAACACGAAGGAAAATCCAAATTTGATAAATATATCATGGAAAAGAGTATAACCAGGGAGAGAGCAGGGCTTATTTGAGACAAATATGGCAAATTGTGTGTTTAGAAATCAGGGAGAGGGAGCTAGGATATACAGAGATGGAGAAGGTATTCCCGGTTTTAGGAGGATTCAAAGTGGATGAATGCCCAGAGTCAGGTGGGCGTACCGCAGGCTTCTGTGGGAGCTGAGGGAGGAGAATCTCTGACATTACAGTCCAATCCTCTCTGACCCCCGGAGAGCTGGGACAGCACTGGAGGGCAGTTAATATGGCACcgttattcaagaaggcagcGAGGGCTAGACCAGAGAACTACAGAGCAGTCAGTGTCCCCTGTATCCCTGTTGCCTTTCTGAGTAAAACCCCGGTCTCTCAGATTGCAGACAGGGGCAGCTTTTGGTGTTCAAGTCAaacccactccctccccataCACCCGGCGGACTCTCATCTCAGTACGGCATTATATCCCTGCAGACTGGAATCCCAGAGTCTCCAGTAAGAATTCGCAGCACAGATGAGAGAACGGGCGGCTCAAAGCAGTGCATTCCGTCAATAAGCCTGGGACACCGGGAAAAGGAGCAGCACACAACTCCGTCCCAGCAAGCCGGCGGTTTTGTAGCGAACACTGGGTGCAGCCGCTGGTTTAATGTCAGCTGCTTTAACTTGAGGGgactgtggtgctgggaaagcacagcatccgagcagTCCCGGGCAGGAGTCTCACTTCCTCCTGCCTTTAGCCCGGACTTCTGGCTGTGGAAGGTAGAGATGACAGAGATGTCACTTCTGCAGGGATAAAGGCTTTGTATTTCCCACTCGCTGGAGCAGCCCCACGCACACAGCACCCCGTGTCCCACAGAATCTGCTCCAAGTGTAAATATTTCAGACTCTGTTTTCAATGTTTCCGTTTGACTTTTATTGTCGTTTCCGAGAACAGAAACTGAACGTGTTTACTGAGCGCTGGAACTGACAGCTTTCTCTCGAAGTCTCAGACACACGTGTCAAAACATTGATATCTGATCCTAATGATCTTCACACACAGAACCTTCATTCACACATCCTCAAATCAGACACACTTCCACAGAAATCTTCATAACACattccactctccccccccccccccccctctgggacacacacagaaataatgcccccccccctcccaccccatacTCCCTGAACACCAGGAAACCGCCTCTCCTGCCTCATCACAGAAGCCAATATTTCCCACACCCTCCTCACTCTAACCCCCAAAACTCCCCAGCCGCCCGTTaagatcaattatccaaatatacCCCCCTTgtcacccccccccccggctCCTGGCCTTTCCCCCCAGTTTCCAGGGAAAATTAACAACTGAATTCGGAATCTGAATGCGAGCCACACTCCAGACAATGTGCATTAAACATACCTCACCCCCGCACGCTAACATAAAGCAACGATTCAAATATAAATTCTTAAGTGCGGGCCGCTGTTTCTTTTaaagaaagctttttttttcagtataatttttttaaaaaaaccttattTCAACTTTTTGTAGAATTTTAATTGGAGGGGAGATCGGGTCCCATAAAAGTGTAAATTTTAAAACACTGATgaaaaaataaatacaatttatttaTTATTCAGTAGAGCTGGCAGTATCTAGAGAGAGTTAATGTGGCAGATCAGAGAAGTTTGTTtttaatcagagagagagagagagggtgggggggggggtgtgtgtggggggttggaggtgaaggagagagggagggggtgcagaATTTCACCTCCCGATACACAGTCCCTGAACTGAACGCCTCACCGTTTTCCCCAGAGGAACCACTAAGCACTTTGCTGTCTTTGTTCTGTGACTGAGCTCCCTCTGCAACCCACACAGGTAAGGGAAGGGGGAGGCGAGAGGAGACATTCTCcaatccccacccacccccacccccaaacacccccccccttctcctcctcctcactgACTCCCGCCCTCCCCCAACACCGCCTCTCTCCTCGCCCCAGGGCTCTGAAAAGCCCAGGGCCGGATGCTGGGGACACTGCCTAGTGCCCAGGTGAACTGTCCAGTGTGCGCAGCCAATTCCACAGCCACGTATGAACCgatttcagcagcagcagcttccCTCCggtatccctccctccctccttccctcctccCTGCCCCACCTCCTCTCCTCCTGCCTCAAgagctgtgtgtgagagagacagagacagaggcacaGTACTAAGCTGCACTTGGGATCACACTGAGGGTAATTTTTACCTGGGAACTGAGGACACGCTCTGGATTATACCCTTCCCTGACCTGCCAGGTACAAACTGCCTTACCAAATCAAACTTAAAacagggggggagggagggggggcaaAGCAAATTCAACTCCACCTggttaattttaaacaaaaccttAGCTGCCTAGCCTCCCCCtctacccctcccctcccctccacccaccccccttTCCCAGAATGTTCCAATCAGTCAGCAAGCGGTGTTTCACCATCGAGTCTCTGGTAGCGAAGGACAGCAGCCCCCTGTCACCCCCGGACGAGCCGCTCCGACCCACCGCTGTCACCTACTCGCCGCCGGCCGATGCATTCGCCAGCAGTTTCCCGACAGCGGGCCGCTCCCTGTACTCGGGGCCCGAGCTGATGTTCCAGGAGTCGGTCAGTCACAGCCCGCTGTCTGTGCACCCTCACCAGCTCGGAGCTCACCACCTGCAGAACCCGCATCCTTTCTTCACCCCCCAGCACAGAGACCCGCTCAACTTCTACCCCTGGGTCCTCAGGAACCGATTCTTCGGACACAGATTCCAAGGTAAGCGAGGAGCGATCAGGTAACAAACTACTTCGGCTTTTTATAAAACATGGGCAACTCCCGTTTGTCGACACGGGCTGAGAACTCATTTACGAATGTTTAGAAATTACTGTATGCGAAAAGCGGCAACGAAACGTGTAAAAACCATATGCAGCCTCAAGataatgtatatatatatatgttcaATATTTAAGCAGCGCATTTGTTCATAACATTCTATAGATAACTTAACGAATAAAAATTGTATCTTCTCCGTATAACCTGCCAAATAATTTACATTTCAAAATCTCTAAATTCGCGTCAATCCTGTTCAAATATCCATCGGGTTTAAATATCAACAAGCGTTTCTACAGGTCAGTGTTGTGGGCAAGTTGCTGTATATTTTGGGGACATACAGTATTTTGAGCTGTTGGGTATGTTTGTATAATTGTGTGTCTCCCGTGCTAAAGATCCCAGAGTAATCCGTACAGTTCAGTTAATGCCCTGTCCGCATTTCCAATTGTCAAATGCAAAATGAATACGCGGGACCATGAGGGCGCAAATTAAAATAATTGTTCAATTTCTTTTCTACAAAATGAGCAACAATTAGTGCTATTTAATTTTTGGAAAAATAACCAcaataataattaaaaaaaacagaagatatTAAGAGCGTTTTCGGATTTTGGTTTTCACTTCATAGTTTAAATAAACTCGTTCGATTCGATATAAGGGAGCGGACAGATCAAGTCAATCCGATTCGCGGGAAAATGGTCTGGTTTTGTTTTTCTCGTCTAATTTCCTAATCGACGGTCAGGTTGAGATGTATTCGCTGAATGCCTTCAGTCAAAATAGAGACAGTGAACTCCGTGTCTGTTAGAAACTTCCTCCAAACCAGGGGATGAGCGACAGAGTCTAACTATGGGCCAGTTCCCAGCCCCAAAAGGGCAAGTGAAAATCCCAGCTTCCAGGCAAATGTTAGACTAAAAGGGTCCATTCAGAGGGTGGGGGTAAAGGGTAAttctaacacacacacagtccgAGTCAAGAGAAAGACATTGCCGGCTCCGCCGCTCTGCGCTCCGTCTCAATGCTATCTCTCAGATGGACCCTGACACCCTTTGACAGTGGGACATTAGTTTTCTGAAGTTAGACCCTCATTCACCCAGAGTCAACCAGAAAAAAAACTCTGCATTTTGGGGCTGTTTTGAGAATTCCCAACCCGAGCTTTCAATGTTCTTTTATCAGGGTAAGAAATACAGAGCGGAGAGGGACAAAATAAAAGGAGATGTTAAATCCAGCTGGCAGGACCGGGCTGGAGGGGCGGAATGGCCTCTTGCTCTGTTTGTTTTAATGATGGATTACCAAGCAGTGTACGGTGCAGAAATGAATGCTTTCGAACAAGAAAAAACATCACTTTCTCACAATGACAACCTGAAATGGAATTAAAAGCGAGCAACGATTTATATGCGTGCTCCTTCAGAATATGATCAGTGgcaggaatgggggggggggggggggggcgggggaggccGGTGGGTGTGGGGAGATTTAAGGGAACAGTTGTGTTCAACCACTGGCTAGTTAGTttggattttggagtcatcttTGAGGGAGACACTCGGGAGTGCACAGGAAAACTTCAGCCCATTTCTTTATCGATACCACTGCCCTGTatacagcaaataaaacaaaacaaaaccccTGACATGCTCCCGTTTTACCTCcccctcattttttttttaacaaaagcgAAAGCTCTATTTCAGTTCCATTTAATTTCTCGGGTCCCTCAAGTTCAGTTCGGGGGTTCTCTCTGCCGTTCAGTGAATCCGCGCGTTCACTTGCAATGAATTTCATTTGGATCCCCAGATAAATTCCAAAATTCGAAGCCAGATTGGTCAACCCCAAATTGAACACCtcgagaaaaaaaaagttttgaaaaattaaacaaaTCGTCCTTTTAAACTTACCCGAACTTTCAAAATGTTGAACGGCCGTTTCTaacacctatctctctctctctctctcactcacacactcatcaAATAGAGAAACTTAGGGAGAACAGGATGTTCCAGAGAGAACAGGGATAGTGCTGTCAGTTAAAATTCGCTTGTTGGTGCGTGACAAACGCAAATTGATAGATTTTGTTCTGGGTAGCCGTTTTAAATCATCCCCCTGTTCAATCCGCATTGCAATACGGCTTTATGAATATAAACGAGACCGACCCAGAATCGGTGGAGTTGGTTAAaaacgaggagagagagagagagagaggtgtgataGAGGGATTTGTTGGGACTAAGAGAAACGAGAGAGATGCAGTGAGACTCCGGGTGAATGAGAGGAAAGGGGGAGCGGGAAGGTTCTGTCACAGATTAGGGAGAGGATGCGAATGGAGGTAAGGTTAAGGGAGAGATGGAATGTGAGAGAATACATGGAAGGAAGGAGAAAGGAACTAGTGAACGAAATAGCGCGGGAGAAGGAGCGGGCAGAGGGGACGAGAGGGACAGAATAATAGTGACAAAAAcgaaagaggggaaaaaaaagagtgaAAACAGAATGAAAAAGgaaaaccagagagagagagagagtgtgtaaatgAAACATGCGACAAACTCAGCAAGAAAATCTCGTTGACAATTAACATGGAACTACATTTTTTTCATAGCTCAGAATTCCATGGTGTTTGAACCAGTCCCTGCCCCGTGATAAAGACAAGAGGGGAGACACGATTCAGATCATGGAAACCCGTCCCTCTCGAAGAGAAAGCCCCGAGATTAATGAAATCCCCAGTGCCAGGCTCTGGGTTATTTACTACTGGGCAATGTTAGCTTACAGACTCAAACCCCAAATCACAGCAGgcgctggaaatcaaaaacaaggaaacagaaattgccggagaaactcagcaggtttgggcAGAATTTGTGGGAGAGGTAGATAAACAGctattatttttttttcccttgagaAATGCGCTGATGTTGCTGCGGGTTGAGGAAGGCGAGAGAAACCTCCCAATGGACCAGGGGATGGAGGAGGATGTGAAACTGAGCACTTCCCCCCAGACTCAGAGACCTCCCcgaccccccctctctccccccccccccccccccccccacccccacattaaTCCCAATGGGCTGAGACTGGAGCCaagagtgttcaggaatgtggagctgtGTGGCGGGACGCGCTGTTGCCGAGAGTTGACTGAATATTTTATCAAAGCCATACAATCTGTTCCCCATCCTTCCCCGACACGCGGCTGCGGAGACAGACAAGTGTAAATTAAGATAAAAGCCGTGTAAAGAGTGGGTCCGTCGGCCCTTAGAATCTACTGCCCAATTCTAGATTATCCGCCTGGTTTTTAGTCGGCAGACATGGGAGGATTTTATTTATTCAAGGATTGACCTTCTATGGGATAGAACACTCTCTATAAACGCGAACTCCGTGTCTCGCATCGAAAAGCAGACCAGTAAACCCTTGACAGAGTTAGGAAAAGCTTTACTAAGCACCCCCCCTCAACAAAATCGTAATCCCGCTCACTCTAGAACACTAAAGGGTTTACACAAGAGACAATTTCTTCCTAACAGAGGTTAAACAGCGAATTAAACCGATTTAAACACGATACTGCGTGAGCATAAATCTACAATGTTAAATTAAACTGAATTGGTATTTCTGAAGAGAGATATTCctgatttttctttattttttggcgggggggggggggggggtgacggTGGTTTGGAAGGGTGTGCTGGAGTTTGTTTAACAGCGGCTCTTTGGAGAAGCGTCTCAGTGCCATCTCGGCCCGGTCAGAAAAGTGAACCCTTCCACCCCCCAAAGCCGCCAAGTTATAACTTAAAGGGCGCTTTCGGGGCATTCTTGGGTTGCTGTGCGATTTGTAACGGAGACAAAAAGAAAGGACATGTGCAAACATTAAAGATAAAATTGGAATTAAAACCAGAAAGAAGGCGAGGGTACCCACAAGGGGAAAAATTCAAATAGCTAATAATCCATTGGCAAGGGACAAACTAAAGTATTTCGGGTGATTTTTGCCCCAGTTTGTTCTGGAGTTGGAGATCCGTCGGTTAGACAGCAGCtcagacctctctctctctctctctccccacccaggGGCTGACTCTGCCCATGACACCATGTTACTACACGGCCCGTTCGCCAGGAAACCCAAGCGAATCCGAACTGCCTTCTCACCGTCTCAGCTGCTCCGCCTGGAGAGAGCCTTTGAGAAGAATCACTATGTGGTGGGCGCCGAGAGAAAGCAGCTCGCCAGCAGCCTGAGCCTGTCCGAGACCCAGGTAACAGGGAGGAGGTACACTGTCCTGGGTACTCAGTTGGGTACAGAGTACACACACTCACCCGCGTACagggtatacacacacacaggtacagggTCCGCACACTGACCCAGGTACAGTGCTCACACACACGCCCGGATATGggtacatagacacacacacacacacacacacccaggtaCAGGGTCCACACACTGACCCGGGTACagtgcccacacacacacccacccggGTATGggtacatagacacacacacacacacccaggtaCACggcccacacacaaacacacctggGTACATggcacacacatagatacacccGGGTAcagggtacacacacacacacacacacacacaaacacacacccaagtacagggtccacacacatacacacccaggtGCAgggtagacacacacacacacacctgggtACAGGGCCCATACAGGTCCACGTATAAGGTATacatacatagaacattacagcacagtacagggcctttggccctcgatgttgctcctacctgtcataccaatctgaagcccatcccacctacactattccatgtacatccatatgcctgtccaacgacgacttaaatgtacttaaacttggtgaatctactaccgttgcaggcagcacattccatgcccccactactctctgagtaaagaaactatctctgacatctgtcctttatctatcacccctcaatttaaagctatgccccctcgtgctcgccatcaccatact harbors:
- the emx1 gene encoding homeobox protein EMX1; amino-acid sequence: MFQSVSKRCFTIESLVAKDSSPLSPPDEPLRPTAVTYSPPADAFASSFPTAGRSLYSGPELMFQESVSHSPLSVHPHQLGAHHLQNPHPFFTPQHRDPLNFYPWVLRNRFFGHRFQGADSAHDTMLLHGPFARKPKRIRTAFSPSQLLRLERAFEKNHYVVGAERKQLASSLSLSETQVKVWFQNRRTKYKRQKLEEEGPESQQKKKGSHHVNRWRLATKQSSPEDIDVTSED